NNNNNNNNNNNNNNNNNNNNNNNNNNNNNNNNNNNNNNNNNNNNNNNNNNNNNNNNNNNNNNNNNNNNNNNNNNNNNNNNNNNNNNNNNNNNNNNNNNNNNNNNNNNNNNNNNNNNNNNNNNNNNNNNNNNNNNNNNNNNNNNNNNNNNNNNNNNNNNNNNNNNNNNNNNNNNNNNNNNNNNNNNNNNNNNNNNNNNNNNNNNNNNNNNNNNNNNNNNNNNNNNNNNNNNNNNNNNNNNNNNNNNNNctttgtagcacacagcttgtcttctaggctccagctgcctgtactccactgctgctgctgttcttggtggtcatctcatgatactggcatctccaaaatgcacacacatagagtGCACTGGTGTTCTACACTTCTTTTGAGCCATCAGCGTACTGATTTCCCCCCTGTCtttttcagggtttctattcctgcacaaacatcatgaccaagaagcagttggggaggaaagggtttattcagcttacacttccacattgctgttcatcactaaaggaagtcaggactggaactcaagcaggtcaggaagcaggagctgatgcagaggccatggagggatgttactttcccctggcttgctcagcctgctctattATAgaaccttgatcactaattgagaaaataccttccagctcgatcttgtggaggcatttccccaactgaagttacTTTCCCTGTGAAAACTCCAGCCtatttcaagttgacacaaaactagccagtccaCTCCCTTTTCCCTGCTATTACAGATGAGCATCCGCAATAGGCTAACAAGTAAGCCCTGCTGATACCAGAAGCTCTGGTTTCAAAACCCTTACAGGAAAGATCAGTTTTGTTCCACTCTCAGAATAAAAAGCAAGGATTGGGCTCACAGGGCTAAGCATTCTCTGACTAGCTTTGAGAGAACAGGCTGCTTCGAGGTCCAAAATGGAGCCTTTAGTGTTAACTGACAGTTTAAAAGCTAAGCACCTGTAACAATTGCTCTGTGGTACTGAAAATTATGGTTCCCAAACGTGTATGAGAACAAAAAGATGAGCATGTAGCTTAAGGAGCACCACTACCCTGATAGAGCATCAGGTACCCAGCATGCATTTACTACACAGAAATCCCCTCAGAGTCCCCAGACCTCCCTCCTCAAGTGTACATTACATGTTTTTGTTCTGGCCCATAAGATACATGTcttcaagaaaacacaatctgACACAAGGCAGAAACAAGAACTCGTTTATTGATCAAATTGCACTATCAACAAAAAATATCAACAATGGGTTGACATTGCTTAGCTCCTGGATAAAAGTGGAAGAAATGGAACTAAAAGTTCAGTAACAGATCATGGGTACAGTAAAAACAAGATTATAACTCCATAGTAATATGGAGAGAAATAACTAGTGTTAAAGAAttcaaaaccctgtctcagctaGAGATATGACTCAATGGTAGTGTTTGATTTGCAAGCCCAAGGCTCTAGATTCACTCCCtagtactggaaaaaaaaatcctacctgAGCTAGAGATGCAGGTCAATGGTAGTGTTTGATTTGCAATTTCAGGGGCCTAGATTCACTCCCCAGcaccagaaaaggaaaaacaaaacataaacaaaatacctGAGCAAGAGATGCTGCTCAGTATTTGCCTTACATGTGcaaggccttgaacttgttccCCTGTTCTAACtaccaaaatcaaaagaaaactagCTGTGAGCATGCTTTCCAACAGCAAGGAAGATTGGACATGCATACCTATTGACAACATACTGCAGAATCGGACTTCCATGTCAGCAGTGCTCCATTTAAGGTATGAACAGTGTATATAATCTATGTTTCATGCTCACAGAGTGTGTGAAGCAGCTGCTGCCCGGGAAGAAGCAAATTCATATTAAAGGTAGTCCAAGATCTTACCAGGCCCAGAAAAATTACATGTAGAGCCACAAAGAATTCGTGAACATTCTAGCACTGGTATTGCCATGAAAGGTGGGTTTTGCATGTAGCTAAAAGCAAAGCCCCACTCTGAAACTAACAGCTCTATCCCTCCAAGACAGTCTGTGCAGGGGAAGCTCTTAGGAGACAGCATCACTTTTTAGGACTTACAGTCCTGGTGGGGGGAGTCTGCTGTAAAGTTGGAGGGCTGGCAAGCTATTGGCTTGCATTGTGCACAAGGCTCTGAGAAGCCTGGCTTCTCTTGCTTTCAAGATTCCTTGAGTGGAATTTTAAGTGTCTCAGCAGGCTAGATTTGTGTTTGTAGGTTTTCTGACAGTGTTCACATGTGAATGGTCTCTCTTTGGTGTGTCTTACTAGGTGTGCAGTGACGTGTGAATGCCCCCTAAAGAATTTCCCACAGAAGGGGCACTGGTAAGGTTTTGAATCTGTACGATTTGTCACAGTTTCTCTCAAGCCCAACTGAAACATAAACTCCTTCTTACATAGCCTACACTGCTGTCTTTCATCATCAAAATAATCTGCCTGTGACCCATAAGGGGATGTCACCTCAGTAGATGGGTCATGCTCACGGGCATTCTCCTCCTGGCTAATGAGCTGCTGCCCAGAGGTGTCTGACCCTGTTCCACCTCTAGGGCCCCCTGGTGCTACCttttttctttgggttttcaGGTAAATATTATATTGCTTCCGGTGAGCAAAACACAGCCCTAACTGAGCACCAGAGCTGGGATTCTTGCAGGGACGAGCCTGTGGGGGGGCTGTAGAGCTGGAGGGCTGTGCATCTCGGGAGCTTCCTGGCATCTCCTGTTGGGCGGACATCTGGGTTTCCTCGGGCTCACTGGAGTCAGCCAGCAGCTGTTCTGGGGGCTCTTTGCCAGGAGGTTCCAGTTGTTCATATTCTTTGGATAAATGGAATTCTGAAAGTGAATCAGAAatgaatttatgtgtgtgtgtgtgtacttttttctTCGCTAACATACATTCATCATTTTCTCCTCCCAACATCAAAAACTGagagaagaaatgtaaatgacgGTGTTGCTGTGTTACATGGAGAATTAAGAGAACACTAAATGGCTCACATCTTGGGCTGGAAGTTTTCAAGTAGCACCACTGACCTGCCCTCCCTGATGaagtctgcctttctctgtcctttcttcccttgCTTCTACTGAATCCCTTTCTACCTGCCAGGGTCTGGTAATCGTCCTATTTTTGTAGAATCCATCAGGCCCTCCACTTGTGTCTATCTTCCCATGTCAGAGAGCAAACTCTGGTAGGACTCTGCTATTACTTGCTACACAGAAGAGGAAGGGCAGTTTGAAACCTCACAACAAAGTGCCTCGGAGTTTGTCCAACCTGCTGTTTTGGACACAAGAAGTCTCACCATCTATTTCTCCCTCAGTTAGGGCTGCTTCACCAGGAGCCTCTGACCAATGCTATCTGCTTTGGCCTTACAATTTTCAGAATAAGCACTGAATGATGCGAGGGACCTGCTATGCTTCGTTAAAAGGTATTCGAGGCTCATCTGCTTGTCTATGGAAGTAGTGAGACTCTATCCAGGCTTAAAGTTGATGAActaaaagaggagaggaaaatatttaactagAAAGCAAATCACCCAGAAAAATTTTCTAGTCTTTTCAAAGAGAGGCCAAGGAGCCCTCCTGCTGCCTgcaaaagtgtgtgtttgtgtgtgtttgtgtgtgcacgagaggaaggggaagggagagggagggggaagacagagagggagagggggagggagaggaagagggagaaggacccagagagagacagagagacacagatgaagagatagcaaagatggaaagatatATGCTAGGAtgatacagagaaaacctgtggTTATTGCATTGGTTTTG
This window of the Mus pahari chromosome X, PAHARI_EIJ_v1.1, whole genome shotgun sequence genome carries:
- the LOC110313823 gene encoding zinc finger protein 449-like gives rise to the protein MAAPSNSAPRGFSPQPREYGTACEASRQRFRQFQYDEADGPREAFCKLWELCSQWLKPQTRSVEQILALLVLEQFLHILPTANTETQTFSPEIRQRLLTLIENLKRDLKRPRNKINMRDMLLEELRSMGMFLTQSDTPVGSPELQIVEPVQEIRESPPQVPRQSSFHGAGQSQTFLNIEYEQLEPPGKEPPEQLLADSSEPEETQMSAQQEMPGSSRDAQPSSSTAPPQARPCKNPSSGAQLGLCFAHRKQYNIYLKTQRKKVAPGGPRGGTGSDTSGQQLISQEENAREHDPSTEVTSPYGSQADYFDDERQQCRLCKKEFMFQLGLRETVTNRTDSKPYQCPFCGKFFRGHSHVTAHLVRHTKERPFTCEHCQKTYKHKSSLLRHLKFHSRNLESKRSQASQSLVHNASQ